A part of Leishmania panamensis strain MHOM/PA/94/PSC-1 chromosome 34 sequence genomic DNA contains:
- a CDS encoding hypothetical protein (TriTrypDB/GeneDB-style sysID: LpmP.34.1110), with amino-acid sequence MSSRWPSSLLNTTNKRLTECIEQLTLDLDNKRNSVVEHREVVALLKKHQHQAQQQIKATAEAVERERAVVEDDESKLRQLRQESETETRRARQAKEAEIQLSQAVSALEATVDQHYRVLSGKREIAVELEEEAKELVAAHLSRQRVGDELAAAQREVSSTLWVTLDNLNEQVRVTACRLEEARGERLHVLQEVDAMQLALQDAVKDQAESLRALKLVNVQTSQLDTQVLENAKSMEVLLETAHEKEKLRGDLHATLERLLGDNKLQALSRDLKRERYDRQVHALQKAVEDLRDDEARSLISTRCEQAEIQQLCQQRRELEHVILLCEEKRQLLAQQQARRDALEGARGQMQRDESTGQPSPAALRDMILGLGRQEAQLEDRVERTRAKLTDAIQTFMDEGRKSEEVNAAVANMMKVKWTLVADQETAEGHMQLLKERSNKLSEELSERQALLPSMQALALERRAQRHASWLREIEQLRGTLLRVQRDHRLLLHDTVTLRSSWHHTRKALEEKDVSQGKMMGDLRLLEAEVSRLDREVTATVEEHHIRLLQHEQAGVTLQSLMRAADAQVSTLKETAGVEAYLRAEVQIEEERIQADMRGALIELHLNENEVHELSEELQRHRKKLNLLRLRYEEAMASMARAAQKPLNEEERGSTPLPLLNSESETCTPEAMHAHLLLRRSYEREQLMQRGNYLDLRLVALDRETSTLRHMLNELRSSRCIATEHVNALEELTSTGKKADTSSIENCNTQLGPSVLLCSPALAKEQLLSSAEVSEHYWRTELQLLDEALAAMSRQRNDSRVRLHEMRTALKELKDTERQKRMQVQKLREDIQRSRKWAKVGAKRSK; translated from the coding sequence ATGTCTTCTCGATggccttcctccctcctcaacACCACCAACAAGCGGCTCACGGAGTGCATTGAGCAGCTGACGCTTGACCTCGACAATAAACGCAACTCTGTTGTGGAGCATCGCGAGGTAGTAGCACTCCTCAAAAAACATCAGCACCAAGCCCAGCAGCAGATCAAGGCCACCGCAGAGGCGGTAGAGCGCGAGCGGGCTGTTGTTGAAGATGATGAGAGCAAACTCAGACAGCTCCGGCAGGAGTCTGAGACAGAAACGCGACGAGCGCGCCAGGCAAAAGAGGCGGAAATACAACTCTCTCAAGCCGTGTCCGCTTTAGAGGCAACTGTAGATCAGCACTACCGTGTTTTGAGTGGGAAACGAGAGATCGCTGTggagctcgaggaggaggcaaaggagctGGTGGCGGCACACCTCAGCCGCCAGCGTGTTGGGGATGAGTtggctgctgcacagcgcgAGGTTTCATCAACGTTGTGGGTCACGCTTGATAACCTCAACGAACAAGTTCGTGTCACCGCATGCCGCTTGGAGGAGGCACGAGGTGAGCGGCTTCATGTGTTGCAGGAAGTGGATGCCATGCAGCTCGCGTTACAGGATGCTGTCAAGGACCAGGCGGAGAGCTTGCGTGCACTGAAGCTAGTTAATGTGCAAACTTCCCAGCTGGATACGCAGGTGCTGGAAAATGCCAAATCCATGGAGGTTCTGCTGGAGACTGCCCATGAGAAGGAGAAGCTCCGCGGTGACCTGCACGCCACGTTGGAGCGGCTCCTCGGGGATAACAAGCTCCAAGCACTCTCGCGTGATCTTAAACGTGAGAGGTACGACAGGCAAGTCCATGCGCTCCAAAAGGCTGTGGAAGACTTGCGAGACGACGAGGCGCGCTCACTGATTTCAACGCGCTGTGAGCAGGCCGAGATACAGCAGCTTTGTCAACAGCGTCGAGAGCTCGAACACGTCATTCTATTGtgcgaggagaagagacagctgctggcacagcagcaggcacgTCGTGATGCGCTGGAGGGCGCCCGTGGGCAGATGCAGCGGGATGAGTCAACCGGGCAGCCGtcaccagcggcgctgcgggacATGATCCTAGGTCTTGGACGGCAAGAAGCGCAGCTGGAAGACCGGGTAGAGCGCACCCGTGCGAAGCTCACCGATGCGATTCAGACTTTCATGGACGAGGGTCGAAAGAGTGAGGAGGTCAACGCTGCGGTAGCTAATATGATGAAGGTTAAATGGACCCTAGTCGCGGACCAGGAAACCGCAGAAGGTCACATGCAGCTTCTTaaggagagaagcaacaaGCTTTCGGAAGAACTGAGCGAGCGGCAGGCGTTGCTTCCCTCGATGCAGGCGTTGGCGTTGGAGCGGCGGGCTCAGCGCCACGCCTCTTGGCTGCGCGAGATTGAGCAGCTACGCGGTACCCTTCTGCGTGTGCAGCGAGACCATCGGCTGCTGCTACATGACACTGTGACTCTTCGCAGTAGCTGGCATCACACGCGCAAAGCATTGGAGGAGAAGGATGTGTCGCAGGGCAAGATGATGGGCGACTTGCGTCTGCTTGAGGCGGAAGTGTCCAGGCTGGACCGAGAGGTGACGGCCACCGTAGAGGAACACCATATCCGGTTGCTTCAGCACGAACAGGCAGGAGTGACGCTGCAGTCATTGATGAGGGCAGCTGATGCACAGGTTAGTACGCTCAAGGAGACGGCGGGGGTCGAGGCGTACCTTCGTGCTGAAGTACagatcgaggaggagcggatTCAGGCTGACATGCGAGGGGCCCTTATCGAACTGCACCTCAACGAGAACGAAGTGCACGAGCTgagcgaggagctgcagcggcatcggAAGAAGCTGaatcttcttcgcctccgctacgaggaggcgatggcgtcgatggctcgcgcagcacaaaAGCCGCTgaacgaggaggaaagagggtcTACCCCGCTACCCCTACTCAACAGTGAGAGTGAAACTTGCACCCCAGAGGCGATGCACGCCCATCTGTTGCTGCGTCGCTCCTATGAACGGGAGCAGCTCATGCAACGGGGAAACTACCTCGATCTTCGTTTGGTGGCGCTAGATAGGGAAACAAGCACCCTACGACACATGCTGAACGAGTTGCGCTCCTCTCGATGCATCGCAACAGAACATGTCAACGCTCTCGAGGAGCTCACCTCGACAGGAAAAAAAGCTGACACTTCTTCGATCGAAAACTGCAACACACAACTGGGACCATCGGTTCTTTTGTGTTCTCCTGCACTTGCCAAGGAGCAACTGTTGAGTAGTGCTGAAGTGAGCGAACACTACTGGAGGACTGAACTACAGCTACTAGATGAGGCTTTGGCTGCTATGAGTCGTCAGCGGAATGACTCgcgggtgcggctgcacgaGATGCGCACCGCGTTGAAGGAATTGAAGGACACTGAGAGGCAGAAGCGAATGCAAGTGCAAAAGCTTCGTGAGGATATTCAGCGTTCCCGCAAGTGGGCTAAGGTGGGCGCGAAGCGCAGCAAGTAA
- a CDS encoding monothiol glutaredoxin, putative (TriTrypDB/GeneDB-style sysID: LpmP.34.1120) has product MLKVTSKEHYTEIKKKAEASLGLVVHFSAAWCEPCAAVSEHLSKQAAEYGDNVVFAEVDCDEFNDVCEAEGVDSVPFVAYFRTQLVGDERRVERVADVAGAKFDKIDMNTYSLFGQKGGNGVQQRDFATVDDYLHYLTTRPGVVMFITGTPSRPRCGFTSRLCELVHQLGVPFIYYDVMTNDAVCERLKTYANWPTYPQVYVDGKLIGGWDICRELNEEGKLKSTLKY; this is encoded by the coding sequence ATGCTCAAGGTTACCTCAAAGGAGCACTACACCGAGATCAAGAAGAAGGCTGAAGCCTCGTTGGGGCTTGTCGTGCACTTTAGCGCCGCCTGGTGTGAaccctgcgctgctgtcagTGAACACCTTTCCAAGCAAGCTGCCGAGTATGGCGACAACGTTGTCTTTGCTGAGGTAGATTGTGACGAATTCAATGATGTgtgcgaggcggagggggtggaTTCTGTTCCGTTCGTCGCGTACTTCCGCACACAGCTTGTTGGCGATGAGCGTCGCGTCGAGAGGGTGGCGGATGTAGCTGGCGCAAAGTTTGACAAGATAGACATGAATACTTACTCTTTGTTTGGCCAGAAGGGTGGCAACGGGGTTCAGCAGAGGGATTTTGCCACTGTGGACGATTACTTGCACTACCTCACGACGCGGCCAGGGGTCGTTATGTTCATCACCGGAACCCCCTCCCGTCCGCGCTGCGGTTTTACTAGTCGACTCTGTGAGCTGGTGCATCAGCTTGGCGTTCCCTTCATATACTACGACGTAATGACAAACGACGCGGTGTGCGAGCGGCTTAAGACATACGCCAACTGGCCGACGTATCCGCAGGTGTACGTAGACGGCAAGCTGATTGGTGGGTGGGACATCTGCCGAGAGCTAAACGAGGAGGGTAAGCTGAAGTCGACTTTGAAGTATTGA
- a CDS encoding hypothetical protein (TriTrypDB/GeneDB-style sysID: LpmP.34.1130) has product MMAIARGMPATTLVQPSVMSRVGRTVLGWLEKLKNSIAETPLYFWVYIGALVWITRQLTNRSSKATRRITVAGKQVHLNEAEAQMATNVVDIDKIDVDFSDVGGLDDVKDALTEHIKWPFQHQELFSGKTVRSHPKGVLLYGPPGTGKTLLARALAKELGCSFINVNTESIFSKWVGDTERNAAAIFTLAAKISPCVIFVDEIDSLLSSRSAMDATPHMHAKTIFMTHWDGLEKDSDARIIVVGATNRRFTIDDAIRRRLPLQLEVPPPDAKAREKILSILLAHDLECNSQKDGLIRYVALKTVEYTGSDLSELCKAAALMPLREMRLVKAGGTPSAAPETVPPLTQQHFDKAMERVKASK; this is encoded by the coding sequence ATGATGGCAATAGCGCGCGGCATGCCGGCAACCACCTTAGTGCAACCAAGCGTGATGTCTAGGGTGGGCCGCACAGTTCTCGGCTGGCTAGAAAAGTTGAAGAACTCCATTGCAGAAACACCGCTGTACTTCTGGGTCTACATAGGGGCACTGGTGTGGATAACGCGTCAGCTCACAAATCGTAGCAGCAAGGCAACTCGCCGAATTACCGTCGCCGGTAAGCAGGTGCACCTCAACGAAGCCGAAGCTCAAATGGCCACCAACGTTGTTGACATTGACAAGATTGATGTTGACTTTAGTGACGTGGGGGGTCTGGATGATGTGAAGGATGCCCTCACGGAACACATCAAGTGGCCCTTCCAACACCAAGAACTCTTTAGCGGTAAGACGGTACGATCCCATCCGaaaggtgtgctgctgtATGGGCCTCCTGGCACTGGCAAAACTCTCCTGGCTCGCGCGCTCGCCAAGGAGCTAGGATGTTCTTTCATTAACGTAAACACGGAGTCTATCTTCTCCAAGTGGGTCGGCGACACGGAGCGCAACGCGGCTGCCATCTTCACATTGGCAGCCAAGATTTCTCCGTGCGTCATCTTTGTTGACGAGATCGACTCCCTACTCAGTAGCCGTAGCGCCATGGATGCAAccccacacatgcatgcCAAGACGATCTTCATGACGCACTGGGACGGGCTAGAGAAGGACAGCGACGCCCGCATCATTGTTGTCGGCGCCACGAACCGCCGCTTCACAATCGACGACGCCATTCGCCGTCGTCttccgctgcagctggaggtgCCACCACCTGACGCGAAGGCACGTGAGAAGATTCTCAgcatcctcctcgctcacGATCTGGAGTGCAACTCCCAAAAGGACGGCCTCATTCGCTACGTAGCGCTCAAGACGGTCGAATACACCGGCTCTGACCTGTCGGAATTGTGCAAAGCGGCGGCTCTCATGCCGCTACGTGAGATGAGGTTGGTGAAGGCAGGTGGTACTCCCTCTGCCGCCCCAGAGACGGTTCCGCCGCTAACACAGCAGCACTTCGACAAGGCCATGGAGCGCGTAAAGGCCTCCAAGTAA
- a CDS encoding hypothetical protein (TriTrypDB/GeneDB-style sysID: LpmP.34.1140) encodes MQELARQFEQQGIRCSGDAPQRLWCSFCTTYQQDLAKFSVPHSELEEGASVKAEEKTGVADETARDDSSSGPSPSTSGTTRDSHPSTPSSPLCILEATKESVLAHCATRTHLYLYEYYVQNELQHWCAVELHGYRMLLSHHCVYPSRMFGDGRLLMDTSISGGMLLGVDICGGVKLWPQHQYTVVELILPSARSGVREVLVPPLSVSCDEEENQRANEAESGKQRASSPPPPSPPGSRVVRVIHEASEIPAEVASTYNSNLSESRRRGSKATRFLDRGPTGASGGRVSSSIVPRYFDEFHRLRSQRVMEGSLKTVLEATNASIIGEARLRRQRRRYAVKHNHVSLAKEKTASGG; translated from the coding sequence ATGCAAGAGCTTGCGCGGCAGTTTGAGCAGCAGGGCATTCGGTGCTCAGGAGACGCTCCTCAGCGGCTATGGTGCTCGTTTTGCACAACATACCAGCAAGACTTAGCTAAATTTAGTGTTCCTCACAGTGAACTGGAGGAAGGGGCTAGCGTGAAAGCGGAAGAAAAGACAGGGGTTGCCGATGAAACAGCACGTGACGACTCAAGTTCTGGTCCCTCACCTTCAACCTCAGGTACTACTCGGGATAGCCACCCAAGCACTCCTTCGTCTCCGCTTTGCATACTAGAGGCCACTAAGGAGTCCGTTTTGGCCCACTGTGCGACACGCACCCACCTCTATCTCTACGAGTACTATGTGCAAAACGAATTGCAGCACTGGTGCGCGGTCGAGTTGCATGGGTACCGTATGCTTCTCAGCCACCACTGTGTCTACCCTTCCCGCATGTTCGGTGACGGTCGTCTCCTGATGGATACTTCGATCTCCGGTGGGATGCTGCTCGGCGTGGACATCTGTGGTGGAGTGAAGCTGTGGCCGCAGCATCAGTACACTGTCGTGGAACTGATTCTTCCATCGGCGCGCAGCGGGGTTCGAGAAGTGCTGGTTCCCCCGCTGTCCGTTTCTtgtgacgaggaggagaaccaACGAGCGAATGAAGCAGAGAGCGGCAAGCAGCGTGCATcgtctccgccgccgccaagccCGCCAGGGAGCCGCGTCGTTCGCGTTATCCACGAGGCTTCGGAGATCccagcggaggtggcgagCACCTACAATAGTAACTTGAGTGagtcgcggcggcggggtAGTAAAGCTACTCGATTTCTCGATCGAGGCCCCACTGGCGCATCCGGCGGTCGCGTGAGCTCAAGCATTGTGCCACGGTACTTCGATGAGTTCCACAGACTGCGTAGCCAGCGAGTCATGGAGGGGTCTCTCAAGACGGTACTGGAAGCCACCAACGCGTCCATCATTGGCGAGGCTCGCCTACGcaggcagcgccgtcgctaCGCAGTGAAGCACAACCATGTTTCTCTCGCCAAGGAGAAGACTGCGTCCGGTGGTTAG
- a CDS encoding alpha-ketoglutarate-dependent dioxygenase, putative (TriTrypDB/GeneDB-style sysID: LpmP.34.1150), with the protein MSITSRFMGGVRHLLKGGSMKYLAAGEPYCPFGEEFGLTILPEYILEDDATNLRKGYVDVYTRASDRIILNDGRFQLPPLPPGSFTPLLERLEQDKVVPKNWLNNQTANLYEPGDFIRAHIDNLFVYDDIFAVCSLGSNCLLRFVHVQNGEELDVMVPDRSVYIMSGPARYVYFHMVLPVEAQRFSLVFRRSIMESDGGFRPVTTPLKEVMPYRATQILNALYSKQVGGVRVTVDDDFLESADIGAFDTSRWVKRLHPLRDWSLLRQLDEDEARVEEMREKRFIDVDFSWRYRELRSYYKAMEESLVSPHAAHVATQA; encoded by the coding sequence ATGTCCATCACGTCGAGATTCATGGGAGGGGTCAGGCACCTCCTGAAAGGTGGTAGCATGAAGTACTTGGCAGCCGGTGAGCCGTACTGTCCGTTCGGGGAGGAGTTTGGGCTAACAATACTGCCGGAGTACATTCTCGAAGACGATGCCACAAATCTGCGCAAAGGGTACGTCGACGTTTACACGCGTGCCTCTGATCGCATCATCCTCAACGATGGTCGTTTTCAGCTGCCCCCGCTTCCTCCTGGCTCCTTCACCCCGCTGCTCGAGCGTCTCGAGCAGGACAAAGTGGTGCCGAAGAACTGGCTTAATAACCAGACCGCCAACCTATACGAACCAGGCGACTTCATTCGCGCCCACATTGACAACCTCTTCGTGTACGATGATATCTTCGCTGTTTGCTCCCTCGGCAGCAACTGCCTTTTGCGCTTTGTACACGTGCAGAACGGGGAGGAGCTAGATGTGATGGTGCCGGACCGATCCGTGTACATCATGTCAGGGCCTGCACGGTACGTGTACTTTCACATGGTGCTTCCTGTCGAAGCGCAGCGCTTTTCACTCGTTTTTCGACGCTCTATCATGGAATCGGATGGTGGCTTTAGGCCAGTGACTACCCCTCTCAAAGAGGTAATGCCATATCGAGCTACCCAAATCCTCAACGCACTGTACAGCAAGCAGGTCGGCGGCGTGCGAGTGACCGTAGACGACGACTTCTTAGAGAGCGCCGACATTGGCGCCTTTGACACATCGCGGTGGGTGAAGCGCCTGCATCCACTGCGGGACTGGTCGTTACTGCGCCAGTTGGATGAGGACGAGGCGCgcgtggaggagatgcgtgAGAAGCGCTTCATTGACGTTGACTTTAGCTGGCGCTACAGGGAGCTGCGATCCTACTAcaaggcgatggaggagtCGTTGGTGTCCCCGCATGCGGCTCACGTGGCGACGCAGGCGTAG
- a CDS encoding hypothetical protein (TriTrypDB/GeneDB-style sysID: LpmP.34.1160) yields MTEFPPAGAGATTIFIRCATLHSRGELLNGFFFAHRAALGIQDWYVSAPTTVNSGTGNEEAQHSSTMDSAAAGDLPHVASSPRLPPHFPVEVLYVRNSRKPYFLLEWRYPTSEEEEKRKEPSDSGGDEKEEVAKAHEAQAGSSQGRVAEELVRQLAERTLALGKHELCDNGVTWKGQPVLICVASSGMTVMAERRKLELRDSQRKVQRAAEKRERADADTAAQTARAKQQDAGAVTAAFIPRCVRRRR; encoded by the coding sequence ATGACCGAGTTTCCACCTGCGGGTGCTGGTGCAACGACAATCTTTATTCGCTGTGCCACACTGCACAGCCGTGGCGAGCTCCTCAAcggcttcttcttcgcacACCGCGCCGCACTCGGTATCCAGGATTGGTATGTGTCTGCACCAACGACTGTCAACAGCGGCACCGGAAATGAGgaagcacagcacagcagtACTATGGAtagtgccgctgccggcgaccTTCCTCACGTTGCCTCGTCTCCGCGGTTGCCGCCGCACTTTCCAGTAGAGGTACTGTATGTACGCAACTCTCGCAAACCGTACTTTCTTCTCGAATGGCGCTACCCTACgtcagaggaggaggagaagcgaaaggagccgagcgacagcggcggcgatgaaaaggaggaggtggcgaaggCACACGAAGCGCAAGCCGGCTCTTCGCAGGgccgcgtcgccgaggaGCTGGTGCGGCAGCTCGCAGAGCGCACACTTGCCTTAGGGAAGCATGAGCTCTGCGATAATGGCGTGACGTGGAAGGGACAGCCAGTACTCATCTGCGTTGCATCATCTGGGATGACTGTGATGGCGGAGCGGCGAAAGCTGGAGCTGCGTGACTCACAACGAAAggtgcagcgcgccgcagagaagcgagagagagcggacgcagacacagcagcacagactGCAAGGGCGAAGCAGCAAGACGCTGGTGCCGTTACCGCTGCTTTTATTCCTCGCTGCGTGCGACGACGAAGGTGA